Proteins encoded together in one Aminipila butyrica window:
- the tpiA gene encoding triose-phosphate isomerase, whose translation MRKPLIAGNWKMFKTTAEAKDFAAEFKKIYVSSDIQVAVCAPFTQLEALKEAFQDTDIQVGAQNLHFAEEGAFTGEISAAMLKEIGVDCCIIGHSERRQLFGETDEMVNKKLHQAFASGIRPILCVGESLEQRDGGQAFDLVRSQMKAGMQGLHADQAAALIVAYEPVWAIGTGRTAEPEQADEMCGFIRQVVEDLYGEEAADKVLILYGGSVKPSNASELLNMGDIDGALVGGASLVPEDFIQIVNF comes from the coding sequence ATTAGAAAACCACTGATAGCGGGGAATTGGAAGATGTTTAAGACTACCGCAGAAGCTAAAGACTTTGCGGCGGAATTTAAAAAAATATATGTGAGTTCAGATATCCAGGTGGCGGTATGTGCCCCTTTCACTCAGTTGGAGGCCTTGAAAGAAGCCTTTCAGGATACGGATATTCAGGTAGGTGCCCAAAACCTGCATTTTGCAGAAGAGGGGGCCTTTACAGGAGAAATCTCAGCAGCCATGCTGAAGGAAATCGGTGTAGATTGCTGCATCATCGGCCATTCGGAACGGCGGCAGTTGTTCGGGGAGACGGATGAAATGGTGAACAAAAAGCTGCATCAGGCCTTCGCTTCAGGCATCCGCCCCATCCTCTGTGTAGGGGAAAGTTTGGAACAACGAGACGGAGGACAAGCTTTTGACTTGGTTCGTTCCCAGATGAAGGCAGGCATGCAGGGCCTTCATGCAGATCAGGCGGCGGCGTTAATCGTCGCGTATGAACCTGTATGGGCCATCGGAACAGGCCGGACTGCTGAACCAGAACAGGCCGACGAAATGTGCGGGTTTATCCGTCAGGTGGTGGAGGATCTGTATGGAGAGGAAGCGGCTGACAAGGTGCTGATTCTCTATGGTGGCAGCGTAAAGCCGTCCAACGCCAGCGAACTCCTGAACATGGGAGATATCGATGGAGCTTTGGTAGGCGGTGCCAGTCTGGTACCAGAGGACTTTATACAAATCGTAAATTTTTAA
- a CDS encoding sodium-translocating pyrophosphatase, with protein MRIFALAAIATAVLALVFAYAMTAWVNRVREGSDQMKDVAAYIREGAMTFLKREYRAMAAVLVALVLLTGFLVNWASAILYAGGVVLSALVGYCGMRTATKGNVRAANGALSSGLSKAFKVAFRSGSAVGLCVAGMGLLGLSAAFVAVNLATALQCVAAFGMGASTIALFGRIGGGIYTKSADVGADLVGKLEAGMPEDDFRNPAVIADHVGDNVGDVMGMGADLFESYVGTIIAAMVLAVASGSGVGFSHMAGVAFPLLLAAAGIVASMVGILFVRSREQGNPAQGLNLGIYIASVIMAVAACILSKVLLGGFRWAVAVGAGLLVGILISKITEYYTSSDYKHVQHIAEQAGTGVATAIISALGTGLLSTVWPLATIAIGGYAAFQFGDLYGIGLFGVGLLSTVAVTAAVAVYGPVADNASGIAEMSGLPEEVREVTEALDTVGNKTAAASQGFAMGAAAMTALTLFLAYVQVVGIKGLSLLNPMVVMAIFVGAMLPFLFAALTVGSVERAAKLMVEEVRRQFNLDEGILEGSSQPDYATCVDISAKGALKEMVAPGVMAIATPLVVGLVFGPEILGAMLMGVLPAGMLLAMMLTNTGSALKNAKKYIEKGHFGGKGSEAHKAAVVGDGVGDPLKDASGPALNIFIKCMAIVSLVFAPLFAAVGGLL; from the coding sequence ATGCGTATTTTCGCTCTAGCAGCTATTGCGACAGCGGTCCTGGCCCTGGTCTTCGCTTATGCCATGACGGCTTGGGTCAACCGGGTTCGGGAGGGCAGCGACCAGATGAAAGACGTGGCAGCCTATATTCGAGAAGGTGCTATGACTTTTTTAAAGAGAGAATATCGGGCTATGGCGGCCGTGTTGGTGGCGCTGGTTCTTTTGACGGGATTTTTGGTAAATTGGGCTTCGGCTATTTTATATGCAGGAGGCGTCGTGCTTTCGGCGTTGGTAGGTTATTGCGGTATGCGAACAGCTACCAAGGGCAATGTACGTGCAGCTAATGGAGCGCTGTCTTCGGGTTTGAGCAAGGCTTTTAAGGTTGCTTTTCGCTCTGGCTCTGCCGTAGGGCTCTGCGTGGCTGGGATGGGGCTTTTAGGTCTCAGTGCCGCCTTTGTGGCCGTTAATCTGGCTACCGCCTTGCAGTGCGTGGCGGCTTTTGGTATGGGGGCCTCCACGATTGCACTTTTCGGGCGCATCGGTGGAGGCATCTATACGAAGTCGGCGGATGTAGGTGCTGATTTGGTGGGCAAGCTGGAAGCCGGTATGCCGGAAGATGATTTTCGCAATCCAGCAGTCATCGCAGACCATGTCGGCGATAATGTCGGCGATGTGATGGGCATGGGGGCTGACCTCTTTGAATCTTATGTGGGGACGATTATTGCAGCTATGGTGCTGGCAGTAGCTTCCGGCTCTGGCGTAGGCTTCAGCCATATGGCAGGGGTTGCTTTTCCGCTGCTGCTGGCAGCGGCGGGGATTGTGGCCTCTATGGTGGGCATTCTCTTTGTCCGCAGCCGGGAACAAGGCAATCCGGCTCAGGGCCTGAATTTGGGCATTTATATTGCCAGCGTGATTATGGCAGTAGCCGCCTGCATTCTCTCAAAGGTTCTGTTGGGCGGTTTCCGTTGGGCAGTGGCAGTCGGTGCTGGCTTGTTGGTAGGCATTCTCATCAGTAAGATTACGGAATACTACACATCTAGCGACTACAAGCATGTGCAGCATATAGCAGAGCAGGCGGGTACAGGCGTAGCCACTGCTATTATTTCTGCGTTGGGCACAGGACTGCTATCTACAGTATGGCCGCTGGCCACGATTGCTATAGGCGGCTATGCGGCTTTTCAGTTTGGAGACCTATACGGTATCGGTCTCTTTGGCGTAGGCCTATTGTCTACGGTGGCGGTGACTGCTGCTGTGGCGGTGTATGGGCCAGTGGCAGACAATGCTAGCGGCATTGCGGAGATGAGCGGTCTGCCGGAGGAGGTTCGAGAGGTAACAGAAGCCTTGGACACCGTGGGCAATAAGACGGCAGCAGCAAGCCAGGGTTTTGCCATGGGCGCTGCGGCCATGACTGCTTTGACACTTTTCCTAGCGTATGTGCAAGTAGTGGGTATAAAGGGGCTCAGTCTGCTGAACCCGATGGTGGTGATGGCTATTTTTGTAGGGGCTATGCTTCCTTTCTTGTTTGCAGCGTTGACCGTAGGTTCAGTAGAACGTGCGGCTAAGCTCATGGTAGAGGAAGTACGGCGGCAGTTCAATCTGGACGAGGGTATCCTAGAGGGTTCCTCTCAGCCGGACTATGCGACTTGTGTGGATATTTCCGCCAAGGGGGCTTTGAAGGAAATGGTAGCACCAGGGGTGATGGCCATTGCAACGCCTTTGGTGGTAGGTCTTGTTTTCGGACCGGAAATCCTGGGGGCTATGCTTATGGGCGTGCTGCCTGCGGGTATGCTGTTGGCTATGATGTTGACCAATACCGGAAGCGCATTGAAAAATGCGAAGAAATATATTGAAAAAGGCCATTTTGGTGGCAAGGGTTCTGAGGCCCACAAGGCAGCTGTAGTTGGAGATGGAGTAGGCGATCCATTAAAGGATGCCTCAGGGCCTGCGCTCAATATTTTTATCAAGTGCATGGCCATCGTTTCTCTAGTCTTTGCGCCGCTGTTTGCGGCAGTAGGCGGCTTACTTTAG
- a CDS encoding TrkH family potassium uptake protein, with protein MNLNRKAFVRALGVLMMVMGATMLLPLAVSILYGEGKVALAFAGTIIPVSAFGFLLYYVVVPGHTSLTARDGYLTVSICWILASFISAIPFVLSGAVSNIFDAFFECSSSLTTTGATSIADVESLPHGILFWRAFTNWLGGMGILIFAAAVLPSLGIGANILAATEAPGPTMDKITPKISDTAKNLYKIYTIFTVSEIILLMAAGMDLFDASTHTFGSVGTGGFSNYNNSIAHFNSMPIEMIITAYMLLSGVNLNLYFYSFKRRGGIRNLLADEEFKWYIIIIATVSGLISLNLWLTHTYENWGQSFRFSIFQTVSILTTTGSVSANYDLWPTFSKMLIFTLMFIGGCSASTAGGLKVIRFLVVFKLIKRSIQVRLHPNAIISIKINDKNLSIDTVSEITSLMFLHILVVTGATLLISINGYDMVTNLSAVLTCIGNIGPGFNLVGPALNFSIFSNTDKLLLSFVMLAGRLELYAFIVLFLPRFWQQNK; from the coding sequence ATGAATTTAAATCGGAAAGCATTTGTCAGAGCCTTGGGAGTCCTCATGATGGTCATGGGAGCCACCATGCTCCTGCCCTTGGCGGTCTCCATCCTCTATGGCGAGGGGAAGGTCGCGCTGGCTTTCGCTGGCACGATCATACCAGTGTCTGCCTTTGGCTTCCTATTATATTATGTCGTCGTTCCCGGCCACACGTCACTGACCGCCCGAGATGGCTATTTGACGGTGTCCATCTGTTGGATTTTAGCTTCCTTTATCAGTGCCATTCCCTTTGTGCTATCTGGTGCAGTTTCCAACATCTTCGACGCCTTTTTTGAGTGCTCCTCCAGTTTAACCACCACAGGAGCCACTTCCATAGCGGATGTAGAGAGTCTGCCTCACGGCATACTTTTTTGGCGTGCCTTCACCAACTGGCTGGGAGGTATGGGAATCCTCATCTTTGCTGCCGCTGTTCTGCCATCTCTGGGCATCGGAGCAAATATCCTGGCTGCCACAGAGGCCCCCGGCCCAACTATGGACAAGATAACGCCTAAGATTTCTGACACAGCTAAAAATCTGTACAAAATTTACACCATCTTCACCGTGTCAGAAATCATTCTTTTAATGGCAGCAGGGATGGACCTGTTTGATGCCTCCACCCACACCTTCGGCTCCGTGGGAACCGGGGGTTTTTCCAACTACAACAACAGCATCGCCCACTTCAACAGTATGCCTATTGAAATGATTATAACGGCTTACATGCTGCTATCGGGGGTAAATCTGAACTTATATTTCTATTCCTTTAAAAGGCGCGGTGGCATCCGCAACTTATTGGCCGACGAGGAATTTAAGTGGTATATCATTATCATCGCCACGGTGTCCGGCCTAATCAGCTTGAATCTGTGGCTGACCCATACCTATGAAAATTGGGGGCAGTCCTTCCGCTTCTCCATCTTTCAAACGGTGTCCATCCTCACCACTACCGGCTCTGTATCGGCTAATTACGATTTGTGGCCGACCTTCAGTAAAATGCTGATTTTTACCCTTATGTTTATTGGCGGCTGCTCGGCCTCCACGGCAGGAGGACTGAAGGTCATCCGCTTTCTGGTGGTCTTTAAGCTGATCAAGCGGAGCATTCAAGTACGGCTGCATCCCAACGCCATCATCTCCATTAAAATTAACGATAAGAACTTGAGCATCGACACGGTATCAGAAATTACCAGCCTCATGTTCCTCCACATCCTGGTGGTCACAGGGGCAACCCTGCTCATCAGCATCAACGGGTATGACATGGTCACCAACCTAAGTGCCGTCCTGACTTGTATCGGCAATATCGGCCCTGGCTTCAATCTGGTGGGTCCTGCTCTGAATTTCAGCATTTTCTCTAATACAGATAAATTGCTGCTTTCCTTTGTTATGTTGGCAGGTCGCTTGGAGCTGTACGCTTTTATCGTCCTCTTTCTGCCTCGATTCTGGCAGCAGAATAAATAA
- a CDS encoding branched-chain amino acid aminotransferase gives MKYDFPVIKTASPKEKPNPDTLRFGQLFTDHMFIMEYSSENGWHNGRVQPYAPLQLDPAAAVFHYAQEMFEGLKAYRSKDGRVLLFRPDMNAKRTTNTNERMCIPHIDEELFVEAIKAVVKVDQDWIPNKKGTSLYIRPFIIADEAFLGVRPANHFLFMVILSPVGPYYEGGLAPTKIYVEDEFVRATPGGTGAAKIGGNYAAGLKSQEKAHQNGYEQVLWLDGVERKYVEEIGTSNAFFRIGDEVVTAPLTGTILPGITRDSVINLLKQWGIKVSERRMTIDEVFAAGEAGELVEMFASGTAAVISPVGELSWKGEKITINNGEIGELSQRLYDELYGLQIGEVEDKMGWTVEV, from the coding sequence ATGAAATATGATTTTCCAGTAATCAAAACTGCTAGCCCGAAGGAGAAACCAAACCCGGATACTCTGCGCTTTGGCCAGCTCTTCACCGACCACATGTTCATTATGGAATACAGTTCGGAGAATGGCTGGCATAACGGACGTGTGCAGCCTTATGCGCCCTTACAGCTAGATCCTGCTGCCGCTGTGTTTCATTATGCCCAGGAGATGTTCGAAGGGTTAAAAGCCTATCGCTCCAAGGATGGCAGAGTTTTACTGTTTAGGCCGGATATGAATGCTAAGCGGACCACCAATACCAATGAGCGCATGTGCATTCCACACATCGACGAAGAATTGTTTGTGGAGGCTATTAAGGCGGTAGTCAAGGTAGACCAGGACTGGATTCCAAACAAAAAGGGAACCTCTCTATATATTCGTCCTTTCATCATTGCTGATGAAGCTTTTCTGGGAGTACGCCCGGCAAACCACTTCCTCTTCATGGTCATCCTCAGTCCAGTCGGTCCTTACTATGAAGGTGGTCTGGCACCGACAAAGATTTATGTAGAAGACGAATTTGTGCGGGCTACGCCGGGTGGCACTGGTGCGGCAAAGATTGGCGGGAATTATGCTGCTGGTCTAAAGTCCCAGGAGAAGGCTCATCAGAATGGCTATGAGCAGGTGCTGTGGCTGGACGGCGTGGAGCGAAAATATGTGGAAGAGATTGGTACCTCCAATGCCTTCTTTAGAATAGGAGACGAAGTAGTGACAGCCCCTCTGACAGGCACCATCCTGCCAGGTATTACGAGAGATTCTGTTATTAATTTGTTAAAGCAGTGGGGCATAAAAGTATCTGAGCGCCGCATGACTATTGATGAAGTCTTTGCAGCAGGAGAGGCCGGCGAGCTGGTAGAGATGTTCGCCTCCGGTACGGCGGCCGTTATCTCTCCGGTCGGAGAACTTTCTTGGAAGGGAGAGAAAATCACCATCAATAACGGAGAGATCGGTGAGCTGTCTCAACGGCTTTATGATGAACTCTACGGCTTGCAGATTGGTGAAGTCGAAGACAAGATGGGGTGGACCGTAGAAGTTTAA
- the eno gene encoding phosphopyruvate hydratase, whose protein sequence is MPFIEDVIAREVLDSRGNPTVEVELYLEDGSMGRSIVPSGASTGVHEAVELRDGDKARYLGKGTLKAVENVNSIIADEIIGYNVLDQVGLDKLLIELDGTPNKGRLGANAILGVSMAAADAAANSLGLPLFQYLGGVNGKTLPTPMMNILNGGSHADNTVDIQEFMIMPVGAPSFREALRMGAEVFHSLKAVLKGKGLNTAVGDEGGFAPNLTTNEEAIQVILEAIEKAGYKPGEEIKIALDVAASEFYDEKTKAYNLTGEGVTRTAEEMVAYYEMLAAKYPIISIEDGLAEDDWAGWKLLTERLGQKLQLVGDDLFVTNTERLARGIQEGIANSILIKVNQIGTLTETFDAIEMAKRAGYTAVVSHRSGETEDVTIADIVVGLNAGQIKTGSLSRTDRIAKYNQLLRIEETLDTSGQYAGLSAFYNLRA, encoded by the coding sequence ATGCCGTTTATAGAAGATGTAATCGCACGGGAAGTATTGGATTCCAGAGGAAACCCAACAGTAGAAGTGGAACTTTACTTGGAGGATGGGAGTATGGGACGGTCTATCGTTCCTTCCGGCGCATCTACAGGTGTTCATGAGGCTGTAGAGCTGAGAGACGGGGATAAGGCTCGGTATTTAGGAAAAGGGACTTTGAAGGCGGTAGAGAATGTCAACAGCATCATTGCTGATGAGATCATCGGTTACAACGTACTGGACCAGGTAGGACTGGACAAGCTGCTGATTGAGTTGGATGGTACACCAAATAAAGGTCGGTTGGGCGCTAACGCCATCCTAGGTGTGTCTATGGCCGCTGCGGATGCAGCAGCAAACAGCCTGGGTTTGCCGTTGTTCCAATACCTGGGAGGCGTGAATGGAAAGACTCTGCCGACACCAATGATGAACATCTTAAATGGTGGTTCTCATGCGGACAACACGGTGGATATTCAGGAATTCATGATTATGCCGGTGGGAGCACCTAGCTTTCGGGAAGCCCTGCGCATGGGTGCAGAAGTGTTCCACAGCTTGAAAGCTGTTCTGAAAGGAAAAGGGTTAAACACAGCGGTAGGAGATGAAGGCGGTTTTGCTCCTAATTTGACTACCAACGAAGAGGCCATTCAGGTTATTCTGGAAGCTATTGAGAAGGCTGGATATAAGCCAGGAGAAGAAATTAAAATTGCGCTGGATGTAGCTGCCAGTGAATTTTATGATGAAAAGACTAAGGCTTACAACTTGACAGGAGAAGGGGTTACCAGAACGGCAGAGGAGATGGTGGCTTACTACGAGATGCTAGCAGCTAAATATCCAATTATCTCAATAGAAGATGGCTTGGCAGAGGATGACTGGGCAGGCTGGAAGCTGTTGACTGAACGGCTGGGTCAGAAGTTGCAGCTGGTGGGAGATGATCTGTTCGTTACCAACACCGAGCGGCTGGCCAGAGGTATTCAGGAAGGTATCGCCAACTCAATCCTCATCAAGGTTAATCAAATTGGTACTTTGACGGAAACCTTTGATGCCATTGAAATGGCTAAGAGAGCTGGATACACTGCCGTCGTTTCTCACAGAAGCGGAGAGACAGAAGACGTGACCATCGCTGACATCGTGGTGGGGCTCAACGCTGGACAGATTAAGACCGGTTCTCTATCCAGAACAGACCGGATTGCAAAATACAATCAGCTGCTGCGGATTGAAGAGACCTTAGACACTTCCGGCCAGTACGCTGGATTGTCCGCTTTCTACAATTTACGAGCATAG
- the secG gene encoding preprotein translocase subunit SecG, which translates to MKIFLMAILAIASIVLIASILLQSGNSAGLSGSIGGGAEQLFGKKKSKGYEAILNKITTVAAACFIIISLALVTIE; encoded by the coding sequence ATGAAAATATTTCTGATGGCCATACTTGCGATTGCCAGTATCGTGCTGATTGCAAGCATTTTATTGCAGTCTGGAAACAGTGCAGGCTTGTCCGGTTCCATCGGCGGCGGCGCAGAGCAGCTGTTCGGTAAAAAGAAGAGCAAGGGATATGAAGCTATTTTGAACAAAATCACTACGGTGGCGGCCGCTTGTTTTATCATCATTTCACTGGCATTAGTCACTATCGAATAA
- the rnr gene encoding ribonuclease R — MSKIIAKKKKKDGPKQGVPFIKKKNKAAKDAELVQGILSRHKKGFGFVTPEEGTEQVPEDGERQDIFIAGKNLNGAMNGDLVSVLLIPKEETNRSREGIIQQILTHGVTEIVGVFEKNKRFGFVVPDDKHFNNEDVFVKKSDWKNAENGDRVVVQITKYPEEGNRAEGRISEIISKKGEPGGDIKGMIRQYNLFQTFPSRVNAEAKAVSRLKEQKEADFTPIAPEELKGRVDLREKNIITIDGPDAKDLDDAVSIEQLPGGNYLLGVHIADVSHYVAEGGAMDKEALKRGTSVYLVDQVIPMLPKALSNGICSLNPDVDRLTLSVSMEIDSTGQVVRHQIFESVIHSAHRMVYDDVSDMLERNAVDLISKYDDIYKDILHMKELADILHKRRDLRGSLDFDFDEAYITLDEAGIPVTVETAERRIANRMIEEFMLIANETVAEHFYWLELPFVYRVHEKPAMDRMDEFKNFVRGFGLTLHGSTENVHPRVLSDMLKEVKGQSYETVVNTVMLRSMKKAFYDVSCDGHFGLGVKFYCHFTSPIRRYPDLIIHRIIKEAIGAGIGEKRNRQLKKKTEEAAELSSKAERHAQELEREVEKLKKTEYMSYHIGESFEGVISGVTNFGFYVELTNTIEGLVRVESLKDDYYDYEQTKYRLIGQRTHKIYTLGDKVRIQVARAEVNDKEIDFIVAEEETKAKKKTGAK; from the coding sequence ATGAGTAAAATAATAGCGAAAAAGAAGAAAAAAGACGGTCCCAAACAGGGGGTGCCGTTTATAAAAAAGAAAAATAAGGCCGCAAAGGACGCAGAATTAGTCCAAGGCATTCTTTCGAGGCACAAAAAAGGCTTCGGTTTTGTCACCCCAGAAGAAGGGACTGAACAGGTTCCAGAGGATGGGGAACGGCAAGATATTTTTATTGCTGGAAAAAATCTAAACGGTGCCATGAATGGGGACTTGGTATCTGTGTTGCTGATTCCTAAAGAAGAGACCAATCGTTCCAGGGAAGGCATCATTCAGCAGATTCTCACCCATGGAGTGACGGAAATCGTAGGTGTCTTTGAAAAGAATAAGCGGTTCGGCTTTGTAGTGCCTGATGATAAGCACTTTAATAACGAAGATGTTTTTGTGAAAAAAAGTGATTGGAAAAATGCCGAGAATGGCGACCGGGTGGTGGTGCAGATCACCAAGTACCCAGAGGAAGGGAATCGGGCCGAGGGTCGGATTTCAGAGATTATCAGCAAAAAAGGTGAACCTGGCGGTGACATCAAGGGAATGATTCGCCAATACAATCTTTTTCAGACCTTTCCTAGCCGGGTTAATGCAGAAGCTAAGGCTGTATCTAGGCTGAAGGAGCAGAAAGAAGCAGATTTTACGCCGATTGCGCCAGAAGAGCTAAAAGGTCGCGTGGATCTTCGAGAAAAGAATATTATTACCATAGATGGACCGGATGCCAAGGATTTGGATGACGCCGTCTCTATCGAGCAGCTGCCGGGAGGTAATTACCTGCTGGGCGTTCATATTGCCGATGTAAGCCATTATGTGGCTGAAGGGGGGGCGATGGACAAAGAGGCGCTAAAAAGAGGTACCAGCGTTTATCTGGTGGACCAGGTCATCCCGATGCTGCCAAAGGCCCTCTCTAACGGTATTTGCAGCTTAAACCCGGACGTGGATCGACTGACCTTGTCTGTTTCTATGGAAATCGACAGCACCGGACAGGTGGTACGTCATCAGATCTTTGAAAGCGTTATTCATTCCGCTCATCGGATGGTTTACGACGACGTATCAGACATGCTGGAGCGAAATGCGGTGGACTTAATCTCCAAGTACGATGATATTTACAAGGATATTCTCCATATGAAAGAACTGGCAGATATTCTTCATAAGAGGCGGGATCTTCGGGGGAGTCTGGACTTCGATTTTGATGAAGCGTACATCACGCTAGATGAAGCAGGGATTCCGGTGACGGTAGAGACAGCAGAACGCCGGATTGCTAATCGGATGATTGAAGAATTCATGCTTATTGCCAACGAGACGGTGGCAGAGCATTTTTACTGGCTGGAACTCCCTTTTGTATATCGAGTTCACGAAAAACCAGCGATGGATCGAATGGACGAATTTAAAAACTTTGTGCGGGGTTTTGGGTTAACACTCCATGGCAGTACAGAAAATGTCCACCCGAGGGTGCTTAGTGATATGCTTAAGGAAGTCAAAGGCCAATCCTATGAGACCGTTGTCAATACCGTTATGCTTCGGTCGATGAAAAAGGCCTTTTATGATGTTTCTTGCGATGGACATTTTGGCTTGGGCGTAAAATTTTATTGTCACTTCACCTCACCGATCCGAAGGTATCCGGATCTAATTATTCATCGGATTATCAAAGAAGCCATCGGTGCAGGTATCGGGGAGAAGCGCAATCGGCAGCTGAAGAAGAAGACGGAAGAAGCGGCAGAGCTTTCTTCTAAAGCAGAACGACATGCTCAAGAGCTGGAGCGAGAAGTAGAAAAACTGAAAAAGACAGAATATATGTCTTACCATATCGGTGAATCTTTTGAAGGCGTCATCAGCGGGGTGACAAACTTTGGCTTTTATGTAGAGCTGACTAACACCATTGAAGGCTTGGTGCGGGTGGAAAGCCTGAAAGACGACTATTACGACTATGAACAGACAAAATACCGGCTCATAGGCCAACGAACTCACAAAATTTATACTTTAGGGGATAAGGTGCGGATTCAGGTCGCTAGAGCGGAGGTCAATGATAAAGAAATTGATTTTATCGTAGCAGAGGAAGAGACAAAAGCAAAAAAGAAAACTGGTGCGAAATAG
- a CDS encoding CBS domain-containing protein: MLVKDIMTSCVSCVRPDSPLSQVAKQMKQENIGSIPVCSDSGKVMGIITDRDIVLRAVAQGQQDLKAQDIMTQSITCASPSMNTHDAAMLLSKHQIRRLPVVSSDRLVGIVSLGDIAQKTILVDEAGDALSAISKPNGLS; the protein is encoded by the coding sequence ATGCTAGTAAAAGACATCATGACTTCTTGCGTCAGCTGTGTCCGTCCTGACAGCCCCCTCTCTCAGGTGGCAAAACAAATGAAGCAAGAAAACATTGGTTCTATCCCTGTATGCAGCGATTCTGGCAAAGTGATGGGTATTATCACGGATCGGGACATTGTTCTTCGAGCTGTAGCTCAGGGTCAGCAAGACCTGAAAGCTCAGGATATTATGACCCAGAGTATTACTTGTGCCTCTCCCAGCATGAATACCCACGATGCAGCCATGCTTCTATCTAAGCATCAGATTCGCCGACTACCCGTAGTATCCAGCGATCGGCTGGTAGGCATCGTCTCCCTTGGCGATATTGCCCAGAAAACTATTTTAGTAGATGAAGCAGGGGATGCCCTCTCCGCTATTTCAAAACCAAACGGCTTGAGTTAA
- a CDS encoding TrkH family potassium uptake protein produces MSFNYRVIFKFVSLIPLIMGLAMILPAGAGAFYGEWPECQVFSFLALFSLLLGSGLFYFFRPRSGSLHLRDGYLIVCLCGLIAFAFGAAPYLLTGQTASFIDSFFESVSTLTTTGSTVFHLDDLPRSLLLWRGICSWLGGISILVLCIAILPSFGMEGKSLAQAEVPGQILGRSISRTADSAKYLYILYIAFTAAEWLLLALGPMDIFDALINTMSSISTSSLGWTRHSFAQYDDLYTEAIVAVFTLLASVNFALYFLLIHRNWKAVLNNIELRAFFLIILLSSLLVSLNLYLTHSHNLVNSIRYGIFQVISMATTSGFSIASQENWPALSLGILSVLMLMGSCSFSTGSGIRVIRILVLCKLVARGFTRRIHPRSVVAVKIGPRSISALRVSYITVFVLLYFILIVFGSILLSLQNLDMLTTLSTSLSMISNVGIGFGEAASGNFSIYCAPLKLVLCFLMIVGRLELFTVITLFMPSFWSPDKYKNN; encoded by the coding sequence ATGTCTTTTAATTACCGCGTTATTTTTAAATTTGTCAGCTTAATCCCCTTGATTATGGGGCTGGCGATGATTTTGCCCGCCGGAGCAGGTGCCTTTTATGGTGAATGGCCGGAGTGCCAGGTTTTCAGTTTCTTGGCCCTTTTTTCCCTTCTCTTGGGCTCAGGGCTCTTCTACTTTTTCAGGCCGCGTTCTGGGTCCTTGCACTTGCGGGATGGGTATTTGATTGTGTGCCTGTGCGGGCTGATAGCCTTTGCTTTTGGTGCAGCGCCTTATCTGCTCACCGGCCAAACGGCTTCCTTTATTGACAGTTTTTTTGAGTCCGTATCTACTTTGACCACCACAGGCTCTACGGTGTTTCATCTAGATGACCTTCCTCGTAGTTTGCTGTTGTGGCGGGGAATTTGCAGCTGGCTGGGCGGCATCTCCATTTTGGTCTTGTGCATCGCCATTCTCCCCTCCTTTGGCATGGAAGGCAAGTCGCTGGCTCAGGCAGAAGTGCCCGGGCAGATTTTAGGACGCAGCATCAGCAGAACAGCGGATTCTGCCAAGTACCTGTACATTTTATACATTGCTTTTACGGCAGCAGAATGGCTGCTGCTGGCTCTTGGGCCGATGGACATCTTCGATGCCCTCATCAATACCATGAGCAGCATCAGCACCAGCAGCCTGGGTTGGACCCGCCATTCCTTCGCCCAATACGACGACCTGTATACCGAGGCCATCGTCGCCGTTTTTACCCTGCTGGCTTCGGTAAATTTTGCGCTGTACTTTCTGCTGATTCATCGAAACTGGAAGGCTGTTTTGAACAATATTGAGCTGCGGGCTTTTTTCCTTATCATCCTGCTCAGTTCCTTGCTGGTATCCCTAAACTTATATCTGACCCACAGCCACAATCTAGTGAATTCAATCCGTTATGGTATTTTCCAGGTGATTTCTATGGCCACCACCTCGGGCTTTTCCATCGCTAGCCAAGAAAATTGGCCAGCTCTTAGCCTGGGGATTCTCTCTGTGCTCATGCTTATGGGCAGCTGCTCTTTTTCTACTGGAAGCGGAATCCGGGTTATTCGAATTTTGGTCCTTTGTAAACTCGTAGCCAGAGGTTTTACCCGGCGAATTCATCCTCGCTCCGTCGTGGCGGTAAAAATTGGCCCGCGATCGATTTCTGCCCTGCGCGTATCCTATATCACGGTATTTGTTCTCCTGTATTTTATCCTGATTGTGTTCGGCAGTATTCTGCTATCTCTGCAAAATCTGGATATGCTCACGACCCTATCCACTTCCCTCTCTATGATTTCCAACGTGGGAATTGGTTTTGGGGAAGCCGCCAGTGGGAATTTCAGTATTTACTGTGCCCCTCTAAAGCTGGTGCTGTGCTTCCTGATGATTGTCGGCCGCTTGGAATTATTTACTGTTATCACCTTATTTATGCCGTCCTTCTGGAGTCCGGACAAATACAAGAATAATTGA